From one Anopheles cruzii chromosome 3, idAnoCruzAS_RS32_06, whole genome shotgun sequence genomic stretch:
- the LOC128271199 gene encoding bis(5'-nucleosyl)-tetraphosphatase [asymmetrical]: MTKRAAGFLIFRRLCDRIEYLMMQASYGQHHWSPPKGHVDPGEDDYATAVRETAEESGYKEGELKIYRNHSCTLQYKVKGHDKQVVYWLAELRNPSQEATLSDEHQDMRWLECEDAVKIAGYVDFAKMIRAFDARIKQQSEL; this comes from the exons ATGACCAAACGTGCTGCCGGCTTTCTCATATTTCGTCGCCTGTGCGACCGTATCGAGTATCTCATGATGCAGGCCTCGTACGGCCAACATCACTGGTCGCCACCGAAGGGTCACGTCGATCCGGGGGAAGACGATTACGCGACGGCAGTCCGCGAAACGGCGGAAGAATCAGg CTACAAGGAAGgtgaattgaaaatttatcgcaatCATTCGTGCACACTGCAATACAAAGTGAAGGGGCACGATAAGCAGGTCGTCTACTGGTTGGCCGAGTTGCGGAATCCATCGCAAGAGGCGACGCTTTCGGACGAACATCAGGACATGCGGTGGCTAGAGTGTGAGGATGCTGTGAAAATCGCAGGCTACGTGGATTTCGCCAAAATGATCCGAGCGTTCGACGCAAGGATCAAGCAGCAGAGTGAACTGTAA
- the LOC128273629 gene encoding LOW QUALITY PROTEIN: transcription termination factor 4, mitochondrial (The sequence of the model RefSeq protein was modified relative to this genomic sequence to represent the inferred CDS: substituted 1 base at 1 genomic stop codon) codes for MLVRYSARLVRAYCSTPSTSSMVNILFNKPKLRCRHFXCFVHGLQAETIAGKLETVDKEMVHDLLTTVPELRKYSADQWQRMHRLLSTEGLDGEKILSIIGGHPDILVRPLERISESLHCWRSCQFGDGNTKVLLSAHPQFLDYTNHGRLSQRVAFLHSHFETRKNVFRLFLNAPNLLTDEERAVEEKIDYLMVKMRHEVLDVVKSCSFCHDLEHIRCRHTFLERLGIFKPRSLKAEKDAPTDNPKLHQIVDTSDKRFAVKVAFATLEEYEVFQELLKREMEGRTNPHHHDVYEDEAEELDDNADEPGKESYQKSKRKKGRN; via the coding sequence ATGCTTGTCCGATATTCTGCGCGACTCGTACGCGCCTACTGTTCCACACCTAGCACTTCCAGtatggtaaatattttattcaacaaaCCAAAACTACGCTGCAGGCACTTCTGATGTTTTGTTCACGGTTTGCAGGCGGAAACGATCGCCGGTAAACTCGAGACGGTAGACAAGGAAATGGTACACGATTTACTGACCACCGTTCCGGAACTGAGGAAATACAGCGCCGACCAGTGGCAGCGGATGCACCGGCTTCTGAGTACGGAAGGGCTGGATGGGGAAAAAATCCTGTCGATAATCGGTGGACATCCGGACATTTTGGTACGCCCCTTGGAGAGGATTTCCGAAAGCTTGCACTGTTGGCGTTCGTGCCAGTTTGGGGATGGTAACACAAAGGTGCTGCTTTCGGCGCATCCCCAATTCCTGGACTACACCAATCACGGCCGGCTGTCTCAGCGGGTGGCGTTTTTACACTCACACTTCGAGACGCGCAAGAACGTGTTCCGATTGTTTCTGAACGCACCAAACCTGCTAACGGACGAGGAACGggcggtggaagaaaaaatcgaTTACCTGATGGTGAAGATGCGTCACGAGGTGCTGGATGTGGTAAAATCGTGCTCGTTCTGCCACGACCTGGAGCACATTCGCTGTAGGCATACGTTTCTCGAGCGGCTGGGTATCTTCAAACCTCGTTCACTGAAAGCGGAGAAAGATGCACCAACCGACAATCCGAAGCTGCACCAAATTGTGGACACGAGCGACAAGCGGTTCGCAGTGAAGGTTGCGTTCGCGACGTTGGAGGAGTACGAAGTGTTTCAAGAACTGCTCAAGCGCGAAATGGAAGGCCGCACCAATCCGCACCATCACGATGTGTATGAAGATGAGGCGGAAGAATTGGACGACAATGCTGACGAACCGGGCAAGGAGTCTTACCAAAAGAGTAAACGAAAAAAGGGTCGTAATTGA
- the LOC128271281 gene encoding signal transducing adapter molecule 1, with product MSLFGTSSSLNPDIEKATNENNTTEKWGLIMDICDKVNSGTATPKECLKSIIKRLNHANPHVVMKAITLLDACVNNCGKQFHLEVASREFETEFKKLLQKSQPKVTTKLKLSLKRWAEEAFKSDPQLDLIPSLYKKLREEGHDFNDPSATPKREAPLSKDPNVVSSQQEEDDIAKAIELSLKEAKISQSPKMLSTAASGPSITSLYPSTLLSAAPVPEPRKVRALYDFEAAEDNELTFQAGEIIMVLDDSDPNWWKGQNQRGEGLFPSNFVTADLSVEPESLGATGQGKGSKKSVQFSDDPKEDGTGSGNEKDAQLQKLPVVEINEEKINRLLHLIHEADPQDPSQDTEEMLQLEQLVNQMGPLIDAELERVDRKHAQLTQLSSDLVDAINLYHNLMREPDRSMMMSMGGGPAGGAYGMTGGPGGLGAYPGAPMPPPMYGMPGMYGPPNLPGAGMYPMGPGHQQQQTPMSGYSMGQLRHDMGQMNVAPGMPQFPAPPQQSSLPHLPHHHPVSSVSQNGPTNSGMAPVATSMAPGVSSQPTTQPAPPPQSMPNMTVPQMTPQSLPPAGSHMQQSAIPQGYANPTSPPPTGMSGPGVPPTQLRPSGPLSYHQNYGPQPSPQQQQQPQPQPVPQSGPPPQQQPQHVVPVTGSGMGVSLTATTQPANMNHHPHLALNGVASGGSGPAMGHYPPAPPASGPGSMPPSQMPPHHHQQHLHQQQPQQTFIMPPMGGPPQPMGGYPMGPMVGGMFPSGPVVTSGGGPLSINTNPGPQNIPIYQQQR from the exons ATGAGCCTGTTTGGCACATCGTCCTCCCTCAACCCGGATATAG AAAAAGCTACCAACGAAAATAATACGACTGAAAAATGGGGCCTCATAATGGATATCTGCGACAAGGTCAACAGTGGGACGGCCACACCGAAGGAATGTTTGAAGTCGATCATTAAGCGCTTGAATCATGCAAACCCTCACGTGGTTATGAAGGCGATAACG CTTCTCGATGCGTGCGTTAATAATTGTGGCAAACAGTTCCACCTAGAAGTGGCGTCGCGGGAGTTTGAGACGGAATTTAAGAAATTACTACAAAAAAGTCAGCCAAAAGTGACGACG aaattaaaactttcccTTAAACGTTGGGCAGAGGAAGCATTCAAGTCCGATCCCCAGCTGGACCTCATACCGTCGCTTTACAAGAAGTTACGCGAGGAGGGACACGACTTCAACGATCCATCGGCTACACCGAAACGCGAAGCCCCGCTAAGCAAGGACCCGAATGTGGTCTCTAGTCAACAGGAGGAAGATGACATTGCGAAGGCGATCGAGCTTTCGTTGAAAGAAGCTAAAATCAGCCAATCACCGAAGATGTTGTCGACAGCTGCGTCCGGACCG AGCATCACATCGTTGTACCCTTCGACATTACTTTCGGCAGCTCCCGTACCGGAACCAAGAAAG GTACGCGCTCTGTATGACTTCGAGGCAGCGGAAGACAACGAACTAACGTTCCAGGCCGGCGAGATCATCATGGTGCTCGATGATTCCGATCCGAACTGGTGGAAGGGTCAAAACCAACGTGGAGAAGGTCTATTTCCGTCAAACTTTGTAACGGCCGATCTGTCGGTGGAACCCGAATCGTTGGGCGCCACCGGTCAAGGGAAAGGCTCCAAGAAGAGTGTACAGTTTTCGGACGATCCAAAAGAGGATGGAACTGGTAGTGGCAACGAGAAGGACGCGCAGTTACAGAAGCTACCGGTGGTGGAGATAAACGAGGAGAAGATTAATCGCTTGCTGCACCTGATACACGAGGCCGATCCGCAGGATCCGTCACAAGACACGGAAGAAATGCTTCAACTGGAGCAGCTGGTCAACCAGATGGGGCCATTGATCGATGCCGAGTTGGAGCGTGTCGATCGGAAGCATGCGCAGCTTACGCAACTCAGCAGCGATCTCGTGGATGCGATCAACCTGTACCACAATTTGATGCGTGAACCTGATCGGTCAATGATGATGTCGATGggcggcgggccggcgggAGGAGCGTACGGTATGACCGGAGGCCCGGGAGGCCTCGGTGCCTATCCCGGTgcaccgatgccgccgccgatgtACGGAATGCCTGGAATGTATGGCCCTCCGAACCTTCCCGGTGCAGGCATGTATCCCATGGGCcctggccaccagcagcagcagaccccGATGTCCGGCTACAGTATGGGCCAGCTTCGGCACGATATGGGACAGATGAATGTTGCGCCGGGTATGCCACAGTTCCCTGCGCCACCACAGCAATCGTCGTTGCCACACCTTCCGCACCACCATCCGGTGTCGTCGGTTTCACAAAATGGTCCCACCAACTCCGGTATGGCTCCGGTGGCTACGTCAATGGCACCCGGTGTCAGTAGTCAACCTACGACGCAACCTGCGCCGCCTCCACAATCGATGCCAAATATGACGGTTCCCCAGATGACGCCACAATCGCTTCCACCAGCTGGCAGTCATATGCAGCAATCGGCGATTCCGCAAGGCTATGCGAATCCCacatcgccaccaccgaccgggatGTCTGGCCCAGGGGTTCCGCCAACACAACTAAGACCTTCGGGACCGCTTAGCTACCACCAGAACTATGGTCCTCAGCCATcgccacagcaacagcagcagccccaacCGCAGCCAGTGCCACAGTCTGGtccaccgccgcagcagcaaccacagcaCGTTGTTCCGGTCACAGGCTCCGGAATGGGCGTTTCGTTGACTGCGACGACACAGCCCGCCAACATGAATCATCATCCCCATTTGGCGTTGAATGGAGTGGCCAGCGGTGGTAGTGGGCCGGCAATGGGCCACTATCCTCCTGCGCCTCCAGCTTCAGGTCCCGGAAGCATGCCTCCGTCTCAGATGCCAccacatcaccaccaacagcacctgcatcagcagcaacctcAACAAACGTTCATCATGCCACCGATGGGAGGCCCACCACAGCCGATGGGCGGCTATCCGATGGGCCCGATGGTAGGTGGTATGTTTCCTTCGGGACCGGTCGTCACAAGCGGTGGTGGGCCGTTATCGATCAACACTAACCCGGGGCCACAGAACATTCCCATCTACCAACAGCAGCGGTAA
- the LOC128273386 gene encoding palmitoyltransferase ZDHHC3-A, translated as MTFVKDPCGIVCVLVTYMAVFYADYVVTHWIILQTMPNSLWAPFHVVAFNTIVFMLGMAHLKAVLLDPGTVPLPQIRIDFSDLHAEKNYGHERGEWTMCTRCETYRPPRAHHCRICKRCIRRMDHHCPWINNCVGERNQKYFLQFLLYVCALALYSVFLIVISWLYPCEECHIDVAQAQSRMMHSVLLLLESALFGLFVIAIMIDQMHAILYDETAVESVQHKGPYRSNRPKMALLAEVCGRGHPMSWMLPCASLNRTKHHDVPLLSHDV; from the exons ATGACTTTCGTCAAAGATCCCTGCGGTATTGTGTGCGTACTGGTCACATATATGGCGGTTTTTTACGCCGATTATGTTGTAACGCATTGGATAATTCTGCAAACGATGCCCAACAG CTTGTGGGCCCCGTTTCATGTGGTGGCGTTCAACAcgatcgtgtttatgctggGAATGGCCCATTTGAAGGCAGTGCTGCTCGACCCAGGCACGGTGCCGTTACCTCAGATTcgcatcgatttttccgatCTACACGCGGAGAAAAACTATGGCCATGAGCGAGGCGAGTGGACCATGTGTACCCGCTGTGAAACGTATCGGCCGCCGCGGGCACATCACTGCCGTATCTGCAAACGGTGCATACGAAGAATGGACCATCACTGCCCGTGGATTAACAACTGTGTCGGAGAGCGAAATCAAAAGTACTTTCTACAGTTTCTGCTATATGTCTGCGCCCTGGCACTGTATTCCGTGTTTTTGATCGTCATCTCATGGCTGTATCCTTGCGAAGAGTGCCACATAGATGTGGCACAGGCGCAGAGCCGAATGATGCACAGTGTTCTACTACTGCTGGAATCGGCACTGTTCGGGCTATTTGTCATAGCGATCATGATTGATCAGATGCACGCCATTCTTTACGACGAAACAGCCGTAGAGTCGGTACAGCACAAGGGTCCGTATCGTAGCAATCGGCCAAAGATGGCGCTTTTGGCGGAGGTATGTGGCCGCGGTCATCCGATGTCGTGGATGCTGCCGTGTGCATCGTTGAACCGAACCAAACACCACGATGTACCGTTGCTTAGTCATGATGTGTAA
- the LOC128271201 gene encoding uncharacterized protein LOC128271201, with translation MFRLLGIFKPQLIRTSNPLPSACYATRHGTFSPREFQFETSDGENGTLIHRFSRHVSLTKRDFTDVTKYNFKVSNFYPLPDVTTYDQQIRDLSTTDLAKLITFTTDFRSKTDTRSYTEVVNALDEECLGRVGNATVYELLEVLHCFMYLLPNKIAQLRTYRSAMPKLIELFNEAPNARDFLAIVFFLGLWKRHQTGTVLMQEFLQHHVDRFLTPDLDRTDFAILASSTYKTSVRMAEESQVFRNRLIGEIEQFDDQDDPALLVTLIKCARMNRLPSEVVLSKVRSFIEANVKRKELDFRGIAHLFAYVADNRVKDDTLTRLIIDNCWARFEEDIHRNGFESNSQSLRPKDIATFLWSCGTLGVPLEGTSINGNLLEKAIRLKVEAGDYRNASDALVDSVLSLWLCGRRSIGLLRMLLKDRMLVQNLRKDRTKIESRKDLLLSCAEIDLPETADMFRSLRKPGDDAFVLDRRAPEFLARPALRQLVEHLEQMRKAGDVDIASVSINLPVKHLNIAGVLVQLADGAVKNLDVLDDKHCLSDQQTPVGLMQLKLRILQDKAIDSTTINVCNLDTPQKWLPEIRKALKNDKVN, from the exons ATGTTCCGATTGTTGGGAATTTTCAAGCCACAGCTCATCAGAACTAGTAACCCTTTACCGTCGGCTTGCTACGCGACACGGCATGGGACATTTTCGCCCCGTGAATTTCAGTTCGAAACATCGGACGGTGAGAACGGCACATTGATCCATCGTTTCTCGCGGCATGTTTCACTGACGAAACGTGACTTTACCGACGTAACGAAGTATAACTTCAAGGTGTCCAATTTCTACCCTCTGCCGGATGTGACGACGTATGATCAACAAATACGGGATCTATCCACGACCGATCTAGCAAAGCTGATAACATTCACGACAGATTTTCGAAGTAAAACGGACACACGATCGTACACGGAGGTCGTGAATGCCCTCGACGAAGAGTGCCTTGGACGGGTGGGCAACGCGACGGTGTACGAACTGCTGGAGGTGCTCCACTGTTTCATGTACCTGTTGCCGAACAAAATCGCCCAGCTTCGCACTTACCGTAGCGCTATGCCAAAACTGATCGAGCTGTTCAACGAGGCACCGAATGCGCGGGATTTTCTTGCCATCGTCTTCTTTCTCGGCCTGTGGAAACGCCACCAAACGGGAACGGTGCTGATGCAAGAGTTTTTGCAACACCACGTCGACCGTTTCCTGACACCGGATCTTGACCGAACAGATTTCGCCATACTCGCTAGCAGCACGTACAAGACCAGTGTCCGGATGGCGGAGGAATCGCAGGTTTTTCGAAATCGATTAATCGGGGAGATCGAACAGTTTGATGATCAGGATGATCCCGCCCTTCTCGTAACGCTCATCAAGTGTGCCCGAATGAATCGGCTGCCATCGGAAGTGGTCCTGTCGAAGGTGCGCTCCTTCATTGAGGCCAACGTTAAGCGGAAGGAGCTCGATTTCCGTGGCATTGCGCATCTGTTCGCCTACGTTGCAGATAACCGCGTGAAAGATGACACACTGACACGGCTCATCATCGACAATTGCTGGGCGAGATTTGAGGAAGACATTCACCGGAATGGTTTTGAATCCAACTCACAATCGTTGCGTCCGAAGGACATTGCCACGTTCCTATGGAGCTGTGGAACACTTGGAGTGCCGCTGGAAGGCACCAGCATTAACGGTAACTTGCTGGAAAAAGCAATCCGATTGAAGGTAGAAGCAGGGGACTATCGAAACGCGTCTGATGCCTTGGTCGATAGTGTGCTCTCACTGTGGCTTTGCGGTCGCCGTTCGATAGGGTTGCTAAGGATGCTTCTGAAAGATCGTATGCTGGTGCAGAATTTGCGCAAAGATCGGACAAAAATTGAATCACGCAAAGACTTACTGCTCAGCTGCGCGGAAATCGATCTCCCAGAGACGGCAGATATGTTCCGATCGCTACGCAAACCGGGCGATGATGCCTTCGTACTGGATCGTCGTGCGCCCGAATTTCTTGCCAGACCTGCACTACGACAGCTCGTTGAGCATTTGGAGCAGATGCGAAAAGCTGGCGATGTTGACATTGCTTCTGTTAGTATCAATCTTCCGGTGAAGCATCTCAATATTGCCGGCGTATTGGTGCAGCTTGCCGATGGTGCTGTGAAAAACTTGGACGTGTTGGACGATAAGCATTGCCTAAGCGATCAGCAAACTCCCGTCGGATTGATGCAACTTAAGCTACGAATATTGCAAGATAAAGCCATCGACAGTACAACG ATAAATGTGTGTAATCTGGACACGCCCCAAAAGTGGTTGCCGGAAATTAGAAAGGCGTTAAAAAACGATAAAGTGAATTAG
- the LOC128273329 gene encoding pyroglutamyl-peptidase 1, with protein sequence MPKTIIVTGFGPFRGHENRNASWEAVRLLPDVFHFKDQPFELRKYEVPVTYEAVDRLVPLIWDTKPCLVVHVGVHGHIDTINLEYGSYTTGYCKPDFANRCLPCDKISLRGKSSSGEECVALTTNLDIERISQELNLETNTKCYCSTEVGNYLCGYIYVKSLDVDPDRTLFIHVPDIGKPYSSEETKATIYRVIEKCIRELSAKNKLS encoded by the exons ATGCCGAAAACAATCATCGTCACCGGATTTGGACCGTTCCGGGGccacgaaaaccgaaacgccAGTTGGGAAGCGGTTCGACTTCTGCCCGACGTGTTCCATTTTAAGGACCAACCGTTCGAGCTGCGCAAGTATGAAGTTCCCGTGACTTACGAAGCTGTGGATCGCCTGGTTCCGCTCATTTGGGACACGAAACCCTGT CTTGTGGTGCACGTGGGCGTGCACGGTCACATCGACACGATCAATCTGGAATATGGCTCGTACACAACTGGCTACTGTAAGCCAGATTTCGCTAACCGTTGTTTGCCGTGTGATAAGATATCTCTGCGTGGTAAATCCTCTTCGGGCGAGGAATGCGTTGCGTTAACAACCAACCTGGACATCGAACGAATCTCGCAGGAATTAAATCTCGAGACCAACACCAAATGCTACTGCTCCACTGAAGTTGGAAA CTACCTCTGCGGATACATCTATGTTAAATCCTTAGACGTGGACCCCGACCGAACGCTGTTCATACACGTGCCAGATATTGGGAAGCCGTATAGCTCGGAAGAAACGAAAGCAACCATTTACCGGGTGATTGAGAAGTGCATCAGGGAACTGTCGGCTAAAAACAAACTTTCctaa
- the LOC128273475 gene encoding dolichyl-diphosphooligosaccharide--protein glycosyltransferase subunit DAD1 — protein sequence MKNLTDVVHKFYNEYTLKTPKKLKVVDAYLLYILLTGITQFVYCCLVGTFPFNSFLAGFISTVSCFVLGVCLRLQSNPQNKDQFLGISPERGFADFVFAHVILHLVVVNFIG from the exons ATGAAGAACCTTACGGATGTGGTGCACAAGTTCTACAACGAGTACACGCTGAAAACGCCCAAGAAGCTGAAAGTGGTCGACGCCTACTTACTTTACATCCTGCTAACCGGCATCACGCAGTTTGTGTACTGCTGCCTCGTTGGAACATTCCCGTTCAACTCTTTCCTGGCCGGTTTCATCAGCACCGTCAGCTGTTTCGTGCTAGGAG TTTGTCTTCGTCTGCAGTCGAACCCGCAGAACAAGGATCAATTTCTGGGAATCTCACCCGAACGGGGATTCGCTGATTTCGTGTTCGCACACGTTATTCTGCATCTGGTCGTGGTTAACTTCATCGGGTAG
- the LOC128271910 gene encoding proton-coupled amino acid transporter-like protein pathetic: protein MEDFTPLLNLQGPRKMRNEREPLLGQSVVDGMGSGTDEPQHPLVRPDLRSSPENTIVDTANDTDSLVAKEDQTNGSLADGYDPSLHRTLEHPTTNLDTMIHLLKGNVGSGILAMPDAFKNAGLYVGLFGTLLMGVVCTHCMHILVKCSHELCRRLQVPSLSFDEVCHRAFESGPVGLRRYSRLAKNLINTFLVITQLGFCCVYFVFVAANLREVVAHYFFDLNTRIYLLLLLIPMVLMNLVRNLKYITPISLIATVLTIAGLTCTFYYVLQDLPNTNTVKPTASWAQLPLYFGTAIYAFEGIGMVLPLENNMVTPQDFGGWTGVLNTGMVIVACLYTGVGFFGYLKYGEAVKGSITLNLPGDQLLAQLVRIMMALAIFFSYPLQFYVPMSVITPHIRRHLHTVQSRQIGEYLTRVTLVLFTFMLAAMVPNLGAVISLVGAVSSSTLALIFPPIIEIVTFWPNGLGRHYWILWKDLTIMVCGILGFVFGTYTSIAQIVNPNLN, encoded by the exons ATGGAAGATTTCACGCCACTGCTTAACTTACAG GGTCCACGAAAAATGAGAAATGAACGGGAACCCCTCCTCGGACAGTCGGTGGTCGACGGGATGGGCTCAGGCACGGACGAACCTCAGCATCCGCTGGTCCGGCCCGATCTTCGCAGTTCGCCAGAAAATACCATAGTGGACACGGCCAATGATACGGACAGTCTGGTGGCGAAGGAAGATCAAACCAATGGCTCACTGGCGGACGGGTACGATCCGTCGCTGCACCGTACCCTCGAGCATCCGACCACCAACCTGGATACCATGATCCACCTGCTGAAGGGTAACGTTGGCTCCGGCATCCTCGCCATGCCGGACGCATTCAAAAACGCCGGCCTCTACGTTGGCCTTTTCGGAACGCTGCTGATGGGTGTGGTCTGCACACACTGCATGCACATACTGGTCAAATGTTCGCACGAACTGTGCCGCCGGCTACAGGTGCCATCGCTCAGCTTCGACGAAGTGTGCCATCGGGCGTTCGAATCCGGCCCAGTCGGATTGCGGCGCTATTCGCGGCTGGCCAAGAATCTGATCAACACGTTCTTGGTGATCACGCAGCTCGGTTTCTGCTGCGTGTACTTTGTTTTCGTGGCGGCCAACTTGCGCGAAGTTGTGGCGCACTACTTTTTCGATCTTAACACACGCAtctacctgctgctgctgctcattcCGATGGTGCTGATGAACTTGGTGCGAAATCTGAAGTACATCACGCCGATTTCGCTCATTGCCACCGTTCTCACGATAGCCG GTCTTACGTGTACTTTCTACTACGTGCTGCAGGACCTTCCGAATACAAACACCGTGAAACCGACGGCTTCGTGGGCACAGCTGCCGCTCTACTTCGGTACGGCTATTTACGCGTTCGAAGGCATCGGAATGGTGTTGCCGCTGGAGAACAACATGGTCACACCGCAGGATTTCGGTGGATGGACAGGCGTGCTCAATACCGGAATGGTCATCGTTGCCTGCCTCTACACGGGAGTCGGTTTCTTCGGTTACCTGAAGTACGGCGAAGCGGTCAAGGGAAGTATTACCTTGAATCTTCCCGGCGATCAACT CCTTGCCCAGCTGGTTCGCATTATGATGGCGCTGGCAATCTTCTTCTCGTACCCGCTGCAGTTCTACGTCCCGATGTCCGTTATTACGCCGCACATAAGGCGCCACCTGCACACGGTGCAGTCGCGACAGATCGGTGAATATCTTACGCGCGTTACCCTCGTCCTGTTTACGTTCATGTTGGCCGCTATGGTGCCAAACCTCGGTGCGGTCATTTCGCTTGTCGGTGCCGTCAGCAGCTCAACGCTCGCACTCATCTTTCCGCCAATCATCGAAATCGTTACCTTCTGGCCGAACGGGCTGGGACGCCACTACTGGATCCTGTGGAAAGACCTTACGATAATGGTGTGCGGCATACTGGGCTTCGTCTTCGGTACCTACACGAGTATTGCGCAAATTGTGAATCCCAATTTGAACTGA